The Planctomycetota bacterium genome includes a region encoding these proteins:
- a CDS encoding ThuA domain-containing protein, translating into GTEMHEPMAWTVPFGKGRVFVTVLGHAVPETTAPDTTILLERGAEWVATGAVTIPAPADLK; encoded by the coding sequence CCGGCACGGAGATGCATGAACCGATGGCGTGGACGGTGCCCTTCGGCAAGGGCCGCGTCTTCGTCACGGTGCTCGGCCACGCCGTGCCCGAGACGACCGCGCCGGACACGACGATCCTGCTGGAGCGCGGCGCGGAGTGGGTGGCCACGGGCGCGGTCACGATCCCCGCTCCGGCCGACCTGAAGTAA